The DNA sequence TAAATACTCTAAATGGGGCACAGAGAAAAATTCCAATTAGAACAATGATTACGGATTTTCCATATAATTATTCACATGAAACACCTTTTCCGGCAGATAAAAATCAAAGAGAAATTGTTAATGTAAATTTTGAAAATATTTTTGAACTTGCGTCAAATTTCCTCAATTAATTTTTATCTAAAATTTCATCTCAATTCCTATGGGACAATGATCAGAACCCATAATTTCCGGTAGAACAAAAGCATTGGTAATATTATTTTTTAAATTTTCGCTTATGAAAAAATAATCAATTCTCCAGCCCACATTTCTTTCTCGTGCGCGAGTAACTTGATCCCACCAAGTATAAACTTCCGGCTTATCATTAAACATTCGCAAAGTATCAATAAATCCATCTGCTAAAAATTTATCAATCCATTCTCTTTCTTCCGGTAAAAATCCGGATACTTTAGAATTTTCTTTCGGTCTCGCCAAATCAATTTCTTTATGCGCGGTATTTACATCGCCGCAAATTATTAATTTCTTACCTTTGTTTATTAAACCAAGTGCATGATTTTGAAAAGCACTATAAAAATCCATTTTATATTTTAAACGAATTGCATCTTTCTTTCCGTTTGGATAATAAATATTATACAAAACAAAATCTTTAAATTCTGCAATTACAAATCTACCTTCGCTGTCAAACTCAGTAATCCCGATTCCTTTTTGCACATTTAAAGGTTTTTCCTTGGTATAAACCGCCGTTCCGCTGTAACCCTTTTTTTCCGCTTGAGAAAAATAAGAATTGTAACCATCTATTTTTGTAAGTGAATCATCTAATTGTTCTTCCCACGCCTTTGTTTCCTGGATGCAAAGAATATCGGGATTTTCAGATTTGAGCCAATCGTGAAATCCTTTTTTCGCAACGGCACGGATTCCGTTTACATTCCATGAAATTAATTTATAAGTTTTCATAAACTTCCTTTCTACAAAACATTTTTAAGTTATAAATAAGATATAAAATTGTATGAAATAATTTTGAATAAAAATTATGCGAATAAAGTAGGATAAATATTCAGTTCAATTTTTTCAGATTCCTTGAAAAAATAATTTACCGCAATTATTGAATAATTTAAAATTTCTGAGTTGTATTCAACAATAATAGATTGAATATTGTTGTCAACTTCGGCAATCAGCTTGTTATTACTAAAAATTTTATAATACCAAATATTTTTACTTTTAGAAGAATTCCAAGTCAGGTTTATTTTTCCTTTTTCAATAAATTCATATCTGAAATTTTCCGGAGGTTTTGGTGAACGTGAAGAATAATTTTTTCTTTGCGAAAGAAACCAATACAAAATTGTCGATTCATTCCAAGCATTAACCCACGAATCGTGTCCAATGTTTGAATATTCCGTATATCTAACTTTTATTCCACCCTCGAGCAAAATTGCTTTATATAATTTTCTTGATTGCTCAACGGAAATTATTGGATCAGCATTACCGTGAAAAATCCACAAAGGAATTTCCTTTAAAATATTTGCCGTAGATGGCGAACCACCGCCGCAAATAGCAATTGCTGCCGCAAACATTTTTGGTTCTTTCGCAAGCAAATTAAAAACTCCAAATCCGCCCATAGATGCGCCGTGAACATAAAATCTATTTTCATCTAAATTAAATTCTTTCTTTAATAAATTTAGAATTTCTAAAACGGTTAACATTTCCGGAGTATGATTTTCATTATTGCTGTTTCCCCAAGCCAGATTTGGATTTGAAGTCTTTGGTGTAACAACAACACATGGATCTTTAGAAACAATCGTTTCATTGTACCAAGGTAAATTCCATGAGGTTAAATCCAGTTTACCATGCAAAGCTAATATAAGTGGATACTTTTTTCCCTCATTATAATTTGGCGGAACGAACAATCCAAACCGCATTTCGTTGTGTTCCCGTTCTTCATATCCGCTTGGAAGATTTGTTGTATTTTGAAAGTTTATTTTCTGCATTAAAAGTATTAATCAAAATTTGTTAAGATTATTCAATAGTAATCATAGCTTTCATTACGCCATCTCTGTAATTTGAAACCAACTCAAATGCTTCGTTAATTTCTTCCATTTTAAAATGATGAGTTACCAGCTTATCCATATTTATTTTTCCGCTTGATAAATAATTTAAAGCTTTTTGTGTGCTGTTTGATTGTCGGCGAATATTTAAAATTGTAATTTCCTTTCTTCTTAATTCGTGAATAGGAAACGCAATTTCATCAACTTCCGGAATTCCCACGATTACAAAAAGTCCGCCGGGTTTTAGTAATTCGATTGCATGTTTATAAGCATCGGGATCGCCGCTGCATTCATAAACAATATCCATTTCCAGAGGCTCAATTTTTTTTATTTCTTCCACCACATTTGTTTTGTTTGGGTTTCCCACATACTTTGGATTTAATTGTTTTGCAAAATCTAAACGATAATCAATTCTATCTGTAACAAAAACATTACCAACATGAATTGTTTGAAGTGCATGAAATACAGAAATTCCAATTGGTCCAACGCCAAGTATTGCAACATTTGAATTTGGTTTAGGATTAGATTGATCAACGGAATAAACTCCAATTGCCAAAGGTTCGGAAAGCACAGCTTGTTCAAAAGTCATTTCATCATTTATCGGAAAACAATTATGCTCTTTTAAAATTACGTAATTGCACATTGCTCCTTCTTTCTGTTTTGGAGCGCCCATAAAAACCAATTTTCTACAAGTATTTTCTCTTCCGGATAAACACTGATCGCATTTGCCGCAAGACACGGCTGGATCGATAGCAATTCTTTGTCCCGGTTTTAATTTTGTAATTTTGCTCCCAACCTTTTCAACAATTCCGGCAGCTTCATGTCCGGTGATAAATGGAAACTTTACAATTTGTGATCCTATTCTTCCGGTTGTGAAATAATGAATATCCGAACCGCAAACACCAACCATTTTAATGTTTACTAAAACATCGTCATCGTTAATCAATTCCGGCACGGGAATTTCTTGAACATCAAATTTTCTAATATCTTGAAGTAAAACGGCTTTCATAAATTGATTCCAATTTTATTAAAATAAAACCTTAATATATTGAATATTTTTAAACGGTATTTTCAATAAAAGTAAGTTTTGTATATATCTTCAAAAACAGTTTTTTCTTTATAATATGTTTGTTGATAAATCTTTCACCTCTGATAATATTTTTAACCGCGTTTATTTAAACTATTGCTAAATCTGTAAAACCCAAGACAGCCGGTGTAATTATCAATATCCAGGAAATACAATCTTTAAATTCATTTTTCGGATGGCACAAATACAGAAGATGCAAAATTAAATGAGCAATAAAGAAAATTTCTAAATAATAAATTAGAGAATCTATATTATTAGAGTTGAGTAAATAAAATGCAAGCAACCCAAAAAGAGGAATATGTGCAAGTGAAAATATTGTGAAACCTAATTTATCGGTTAGTAAAGATAAGACTGGAAAAATTCTCCATTCTTTACATCTAACAGCGTCCATTTCGTGAGTGATTAAAAAGACCAAAGAGATGTTGAATAGTAGTATAGACATTTTATTTTAAGTAAAATTTTTACAGGCGTTTAATTATTCCTTTAGTTGAACTTTGTTAAGTGTTGGACTCACATAATGACTTGTAAAAAATATTACAGATATCATTCAATTCTGAATAATTTATCTTCTTGAGAAAGCATAACGATAAAATACTCTTCGTTGTTTAGTTCTGCAGGAAGTTTATCTTTCAAAATTGAAGCTACAAACTGTATATTATTCTTGTTCACAAGTTCAGCGATTTTCACCAATTGGTTATCGTGCATGAGTTCCTTTTTGTCATTTAAAAGAAAATGTAAACAGGGAATATTTTCCTCGTCTGCGAATAATGTATATGCTATGTCGAAACAAGATATTTCACCTTGTTTTTTACCGGAACTGAGATTGGTATTAAATGCACTGAATTTGTAGATGCGTTGATTTTTTCTATTTGTAATAATATCATGTTTCAGTGCATATTTTTCATCGTATAATATTGTTGATATAGAAGAAAAATGTTTGTTAAACTTATTAAGTTGATTCTTTACAGACTGTTCAAAGTTATCTGAAAACAACTCATTATCAATTTCATTCAGCTGTTTGGTATATTCTTTTATATTACCCTCAACTTCTTCTAATTGTTGAATAATATTCTCGTACTCACCCTTATTTCTAAATCTGTCATTCAATTCTTTAATTAAATATTCTAACTCTTCAAATGTATCGGTTTTTGATATGACTGATGATAACTCAAATTCCTCCTTTAATAATGAGTTTAGATATTCCTTTTTGACTTTAATGTTACTTTCTAAACTTGGTAGCTCTCTTGATATAAATTTTACCTTCTCAGATATCATTGTATTATGATATTGAACCAATTCCTCAAATGTTTTTTGAATACTACTTAGCATAGAAGTAGCTTGTTGGTATATCATATTAAGTTGATCCAAGTCAATAATTGATTTGTCTAATTTTAGATCATTTTCAGTTTCTCTAATAATTTCTTTCCGGATATTAAGCTTGCTTATTTCTGAACTCGTTCGATTTATTTTATATTTTAAATCGTTTAATCTATCTAAATCTGCCTCGTAATTTTCATTTAAATTCAATTTGGCTTTTTTTTCATAGAGTTCAGTAATTTCATCATTAATAATTGCTAAAGCGGCTTCATAGGCAGTTTTGGTCTGTTTATTTTCTAGTCTATTTCTATAATTTTCTTCTTGACGTAGATTTAATAATATTTCTTGCTTGGTATTTCCTTTTGTAAATTCACAACCAAATAGGAACAAATACAATGTCTCATATTCTGCATCTGATGTATATTTATCAAGGGTTTTTAATGTATTGCTAATACTTTCGTCTTTGTATCGAATGTTGTGTGAAATGATTTGTCTAAACGTTGGTTTTTCAGCAAAATGATCTGGAAAAATAAGATATAACAATTTTCTTTCAAATTCTTCCTCTGTAAAATTATCACCATTAATTCTTCTTATAATTTTTGAGCGAGATAAGAAGTTTCTTTCAATTAATATTTGATTTGCACCATTATCATCTAAATTATCTGTCAACAATAATTTAATTATAACTTCGTTTTGAATTAAAAACTCCTTAACCAAAGTATATTCATCACGCTTTGATTCAGGATCGACGTATATATTCCTTTGATTAGCCCCTAAACAGAAGTCAACAAGTTTTAAAACTGTTGTCTTGCCAACATTATTTCCGGTTATTTGATCTAGGCTTTCATCAACAATTAGATTGATTCCTTTTCTGAAAAATATTTCTCGGATGATTCCATTATCACTAAGAATGGTTAATGATTTTATGAACATAATTCGATATTACCATTGTTGTTAAGGATAGCGATATCAATTAAAAATAACCAGTCTAAGCATAATATAAAAACTGGGAAAGAAATATTTGTAATTTGTTTAACATTTTGATACAAGTCCAACATATTTTGATTATTCTGCTTTTGTAGACATTGTAGCACTTTAGCACCATTATAATAAACGCTATTTTCTGGATGTATGTTATCAGGAAGTAACATAATTATAATTCTCTGGATTCTTAAATATTTTACACCGAATAAACGCATCAACCACTAAGATATTGATGCACTGATCTAATTCATCAGATGGAATTGAAATATAATTCGCACTTTGAGTGACCAAATTCAGAACATTATCTATAACTTTAAAAAACAATTCATCGTCATTGTCCATTTTTATATTTTTAATATACTCACCTCTAATGCTTGCCAATACAGAATTACTTTTATTCTTACCTAGCTTGTCAAATTCTTCATATTTCTTATTGA is a window from the Ignavibacteriota bacterium genome containing:
- a CDS encoding prolyl oligopeptidase family serine peptidase yields the protein MQKINFQNTTNLPSGYEEREHNEMRFGLFVPPNYNEGKKYPLILALHGKLDLTSWNLPWYNETIVSKDPCVVVTPKTSNPNLAWGNSNNENHTPEMLTVLEILNLLKKEFNLDENRFYVHGASMGGFGVFNLLAKEPKMFAAAIAICGGGSPSTANILKEIPLWIFHGNADPIISVEQSRKLYKAILLEGGIKVRYTEYSNIGHDSWVNAWNESTILYWFLSQRKNYSSRSPKPPENFRYEFIEKGKINLTWNSSKSKNIWYYKIFSNNKLIAEVDNNIQSIIVEYNSEILNYSIIAVNYFFKESEKIELNIYPTLFA
- a CDS encoding DUF2326 domain-containing protein; this encodes MFIKSLTILSDNGIIREIFFRKGINLIVDESLDQITGNNVGKTTVLKLVDFCLGANQRNIYVDPESKRDEYTLVKEFLIQNEVIIKLLLTDNLDDNGANQILIERNFLSRSKIIRRINGDNFTEEEFERKLLYLIFPDHFAEKPTFRQIISHNIRYKDESISNTLKTLDKYTSDAEYETLYLFLFGCEFTKGNTKQEILLNLRQEENYRNRLENKQTKTAYEAALAIINDEITELYEKKAKLNLNENYEADLDRLNDLKYKINRTSSEISKLNIRKEIIRETENDLKLDKSIIDLDQLNMIYQQATSMLSSIQKTFEELVQYHNTMISEKVKFISRELPSLESNIKVKKEYLNSLLKEEFELSSVISKTDTFEELEYLIKELNDRFRNKGEYENIIQQLEEVEGNIKEYTKQLNEIDNELFSDNFEQSVKNQLNKFNKHFSSISTILYDEKYALKHDIITNRKNQRIYKFSAFNTNLSSGKKQGEISCFDIAYTLFADEENIPCLHFLLNDKKELMHDNQLVKIAELVNKNNIQFVASILKDKLPAELNNEEYFIVMLSQEDKLFRIE
- a CDS encoding alcohol dehydrogenase catalytic domain-containing protein, translating into MKAVLLQDIRKFDVQEIPVPELINDDDVLVNIKMVGVCGSDIHYFTTGRIGSQIVKFPFITGHEAAGIVEKVGSKITKLKPGQRIAIDPAVSCGKCDQCLSGRENTCRKLVFMGAPKQKEGAMCNYVILKEHNCFPINDEMTFEQAVLSEPLAIGVYSVDQSNPKPNSNVAILGVGPIGISVFHALQTIHVGNVFVTDRIDYRLDFAKQLNPKYVGNPNKTNVVEEIKKIEPLEMDIVYECSGDPDAYKHAIELLKPGGLFVIVGIPEVDEIAFPIHELRRKEITILNIRRQSNSTQKALNYLSSGKINMDKLVTHHFKMEEINEAFELVSNYRDGVMKAMITIE
- the xth gene encoding exodeoxyribonuclease III encodes the protein MKTYKLISWNVNGIRAVAKKGFHDWLKSENPDILCIQETKAWEEQLDDSLTKIDGYNSYFSQAEKKGYSGTAVYTKEKPLNVQKGIGITEFDSEGRFVIAEFKDFVLYNIYYPNGKKDAIRLKYKMDFYSAFQNHALGLINKGKKLIICGDVNTAHKEIDLARPKENSKVSGFLPEEREWIDKFLADGFIDTLRMFNDKPEVYTWWDQVTRARERNVGWRIDYFFISENLKNNITNAFVLPEIMGSDHCPIGIEMKF